The following proteins come from a genomic window of Lycium ferocissimum isolate CSIRO_LF1 chromosome 4, AGI_CSIRO_Lferr_CH_V1, whole genome shotgun sequence:
- the LOC132054175 gene encoding uncharacterized protein LOC132054175, producing MEIEITNNFIDLSEIEEEGFNCTESKIVLAIWVQGNEGISKAAIHHFEHMFNLNHNFTDHNILNVIPECINHNDNVSLTTIPDLEEIKNVVFNMSPSSAAGPDGYNGNFLKKCWNIIQEDIKNTVHAFFNGKNLTKFYSHTCLVLIPKVESPSNFGDLRQISLSNFTAKIISKILSIRLNHLLDKIIFENQSGFVKGRLITENVLLAQ from the coding sequence ATGGAGATagaaataacaaataatttCATTGATTTATCAGAGATAGAAGAAGAAGGCTTCAACTGCACAGAATCAAAAATAGTATTGGCAATTTGGGTCCAAGGCAATGAAGGTATTTCCAAGGCTGCCATACATCATTTTGAACATATGTTCAATCTCAACCACAATTTTACTGATCATAACATCCTTAATGTGATCCCTGAATGTATCAATCATAATGATAATGTTTCTCTCACTACCATTCCTGATTTAGAGGAGATAAAGAATGTTGTATTCAATATGAGCCCTTCAAGTGCTGCTGGCCCTGATGGATACAATggcaactttttaaaaaaatgttggAATATCATTCAAGAGGATATCAAAAACACGGTTCATGCCTTCTTCAATGGAAAGAATTTGACCAAGTTCTACTCACATACTTGTTTGGTTCTGATTCCCAAGGTAGAGTCTCCTTCTAACTTTGGAGATCTAAGACAAATTAGTCTTAGTAACTTCACAGCTAAGATCATCTCTAAGATCCTTTCAATTAGGCTGAATCATTTACTAGATAAGATtatctttgaaaatcaatcTGGCTTTGTCAAAGGCAGACTCATCACTGAAAATGTTCTTCTAGCACAATAA
- the LOC132054176 gene encoding uncharacterized protein LOC132054176 has product MNPNGPTINHLSYVDNIVIFTGGKNKSINLILKQIKRYENDSGQMINTDKSFFITTPNTCANRINRMRRATGFMNKDFPFNYLGCPIYVGRKRNSYFDNMLAKIIKKLNRWQSKMLSFGGRIVLIKSVLQAVPTYILSAIKPHKGIINLMDKHFCNFLWGSKEGKNKYHWSSWENLCYPKHESGIGIRRMRDIFETFTLKRWIAKNETSHHAFVTSETANMLWNSIGRPLGI; this is encoded by the exons ATGAATCCCAATGGTCCTACTATCAACCACCTTTCCTATGTTGACAACATAGTAATCTTCACTGGTGGAAAGAACAAATCAATCAACCTCATTTTGAAGCAAATCAAAAGGTATGAAAATGACTCTGGGCAGATGATCAACACTGATAAAAGTTTTTTCATTACTACTCCAAATACTTGTGCAAATAGGATAAACAGGATGAGGAGAGCTACTGGGTTCATGAATAAGGATTTTCCTTTTAACTATCTGGGATGCCCCATATATGTGGGAAGGAAAAGAAATTCCTATTTTGATAACATGTTAGCCAAAATCATCAAAAAGCTTAATAGGTGGCAAAGCAAGATGTTGTCTTTTGGTGGTAGAATTGTACTCATTAAAAGTGTCTTACAAGCTGTCCCAACTTACATTCTATCTGCCATAAAACCTCATAAAGGCATTATCAATCTCATGGATAAGCACTTTTGTAATTTCCTCTGGGGGTCCAAAGAAGGTAAAAACAAGTATCACTGGAGTTCATGGGAGAATTTATGCTATCCAAAACATGAAAGTGGTATTGGAATAAGAAGAATGCGGGATATCTTTGAGACTTTCACTCTTAAAAGATG GATAGCCAAGAATGAAACAAGTCATCATGCATTTGTGACTAGTGAAACTGCTAATATGCTATGGAATAGCATTGGCAGACCACTAGGCATTTAA